The stretch of DNA CTTCGCTCCGCGTACCGCGACGAACTCGCTGTTCCTGCCGGGACCCATCGTCAAGGACCCGTGGGCGGCGATGACGGCGGCGGTCGGCGCCGGCACGGACGCGGCGGACGGTCAGCCGGCGCGGCTCAGCGTGCCCGGGATCGAGCCGGTCGACGGCACCGTCGAGGTCGTGGTCTCGACGAGCTTCGTGGGCATGCGGACCGACGACGCCCTCTACACGCTGATCCACGGCTACAACGACATGGTCTTCGCCACCGCGCACTACTTCGACGACCGCGACCCGTCGGCCGAGACCGAGGCGTGGCAGGCCTGGCTCGCGGGCGTCGCGGCCTGATCACCGCGTCGGCCGACCGGTCCTGCGCCGGTGCACCCTGTCCGTTGTGGGACCAACTCTTCATGAGTTGGTCCCACAACGGACAGGGTCGGTGCTGCGCGAGCGCACACCGCAGGCCACGCCGGGCAGCGCGACCTGCGGTGCTGGTGCCAGTAGAGCTGTCGGTGCTACGCCTGGGTCAGGCGCCACTGCTGGTTGGTGGCCGTGTGACACGGCCACTGGATCAGCGCCGCGTTGTCGGCGGTGGAGGCGCCGTTGACATCCAGGCACTTACCGCTGTTGACGGACTTGAGCTGGTAGACCCCGATCGTTCCGGTCGCGATCCCCTGCCACTTCTGCGCGTTGGAGTTGTTGCAGGTGAGCTGCACCATCGCCGCCGCGTCCGCAGTGGAGCCGCCGGTGGCCTGCAGGCACTTGCCGCTGTGCACCGCCTTGAGGTACACGGCACCGCCGCCGGCGTCGACCGCCTGCCACTTCTGGTTGTTCCCGCCGGTGGCGGGCCACTGGACGACGGTCGCGTTGTCCGCGGTCGACACCCCGCTGACGTCGGCTAGCTTGTTGCTGTGCACCGCCGCCATCGTGTAGGTCCGGCCCGCGATGCCGCTCCCCGTGCCGACGCCCGCTCCACCGAAGGTGAAGGAGTCGAGGTCGAAGGAGTTGTCGGTCGCGGACTTGAAGACCATGTAGAGCTTGTGCGTACCGCTGAGCGCTCCCACGTTGACCGTCGCCGTCGACTGGTAGTTGTCCCAGCCGCCGGTGTTGGGCACCGTGGCGGTGGCGAGCAGCGTACCGGTCGGGGTGTCGGCCCGCAGTTCGATCGAGCCGCCGGTGTTCGGGGAGGAGACCCGGTAGCTGACGGTGGTGATGCCCGAGAGGCTCATCGGGTCGAACATCACCCAGTCGTTGTTGCTGATGTCGCCGATCCGGTTGCCGCTCTCGGCTCCGGCCTGGGCGATGATCCGGGTCCCGGACTGTCCGGTGTAGAACTCGGCCTGCTTGTGCTTGGGCTGCAGGATCGACTTGCCGTAACCGGTGAGCCGGGCCGCGCCGCCCGCGCCGCCGTTGTCCTGGTAGCGGGCGTTGATGACGTAGAACAGGTTGGCGCCGTCCGGGTGGCCGCCGAGCTGGTCGGTGGCGATCGTGCCGCTGCAGCCGGGCAGGTCGGTCGTGCCGTGCTCGTGGTCGTCGTGCCCGAGAGCCGGGTTGACGATGACGTTGGCGCAGTTGACCGTGCCGTCCTGCGCGTCGGTCACGTTGACGCTGTAGGCGACCTGCTGACCGAAGTCGAGCATGCCGCCGTTGGGCGGGCCGGTGACCGTGACGACCGGGGCGGTGTTGCCCACGGTGATCGGCACGTTGGCGAACGACGACCGGCCGGTGTTGTCGGTGACGGTCAGCTTGGCGGTGAAGTTGCCGTTGGTGCTGTAGGTACGCGTCGGGTTCGCCGCCGTCGAGTCGACGGTGCCGTTGCTGTCGAAGTCCCAGGCGTAGGTGATGGTGTTGCCCGGGTCCGGGTCACCGGAGCCCGCGCTGGAGAAGGCCACGTTGAGCGGGGCGATGCCGTTGGTCGGGGTGCCCGACGCCTTGGCGATCGGTGCCCGGCCGCCGCGGACGTAGTCGATGCGGTAGAGCCCGGAGTCGTTGTTGCCGCCGCCGAAGTCGGAGCCCCACTCGAGTACGTAGAGCGCGCCGTCGGGGCCGAACCGCATCGCCATCGGCTTGATGAAGTTGCCCGCCGGCAGGAACGGGTTGATCTTCACCAGCCCGGCGTTGGCGTCGAAGTGGACCTCCTTGACGAAGTTGCGCGACCACTCGTAGAAGAAGTGCACGCCGTTGTAGTAGGCGGGGAACTTCACCGTGGAGGTGCTCGCCGCGTTGTAGCGGTAGACCGGCCCGCCCATCGGTGCGGATCCGCCGCTGCCCACCTCGGGGAATTCGGGTGAGGCGCCGTAGCCGTACCAGATCTGGGGCTGGACCAGCGGCGGGAGCACCCGCAGGCCGGTGTTGTTGGGCGAGTCGTTGACCGGGTTGTTGCAGTCGAACTTCGCGCCGACGACGCCGGTGTCGGGGTTGTAGGGCGCGTAGGCCTGGTTGTTGCCGTGGCAGAACGGCCAGCCGAAGTTGCCGGCCTGCTTGGCGACGTTGAGCTCGACGAGGCCCTCGGGGCCGCGGTTGGTGGTGGGCAGGCCCCGGTCGGGGCCGTAGTCGGCGAGGTTGACCCAGCCGGTCTGCTGGTCGACCTCGAAGCGGAACGGGTTGCGGAAGCCCATCAGATAGATCTCGGCCCGGGTCTTCGCGGTGCCCGGCGCGAACAGGTTGCCCGACGGGATGGTGTAGGTGCCGTTCGTCTCCGGGTGGATGCGCAGGATCTTGCCCCGTAGGTCGTTGGTGTTGCCGGCGGAGCGGGCGGCGTCGAGGAAGCTCTTGCCGGGGCGCCAGTCGAGCGGGGCGTAGCCCTGCCAGGCCGGGTCCAGGTTGGGCGGCGAATCGTCGCCGGTGGAGAGGTAGAGGTTGCCGTTCGGGCCGAAGGCGACGTAGCCGCCGGTGTGGCCGGGCTCGGCGAAGGTGCGGTCGCGGTATGCCGGCACGTCGAGCAGGACCTTCTCGCTCGCGAGGTCCAGGGTGTCGCCGTTGATCGTGAACCGGGAGAGCCGGTTGATGTCGGTCGAGCTGGTACGCGGCGAGTAGTAGAGGTAGATCCAGTTGTTGGTGGCGAAGTTCGGGTCCAGCGCCATGCCGACGAGGCCGTCCTCGCCGCCGGTGTAGACGTCGAGCTGGCCCGAGGTGACCGTCTGCTGCGTGCCGGGCTTGAAGACGGCGATCTTGCCGCCCCGCTGGACGTAGAAGACCCGGCCGTCGGGGGCGATGCCCAGCGCCATCGGGTCGACGGTGTTCTGGTCGAGGCTGACCTTCTCGAAGTTGCCCCAGACCGTGCCGCCGCAGTCGCCGGGCAGGTTGCCCGCCGCCCACTTCACGCCGCCCAGGATGTGGTTGCGGAAGTTGGTCTCGCTGTAGGAGGCGATGTCATGGCCCATCGCGGTGGCCCAGACCTTCGCGCCGGCGCCGTCGCGGCACCAGGAGATCGGGTGGTCGGCACCCATCGCCGAGCCACCCGGGTTGTAGGTGCGCTCGTCGGCGGTGAGCAGGACGTGAACGTCGCCGCGGGCGTTGCGGTCGAAGTTGTACCACTCCTCGGTGCGCTGCCAGTTGTCCGGCAGGCCGACCGTGGACGGGTGCACCTTGTCGGCGACGCGGGCGAAGCCCTGCAGGGAGCCGGGCGAGTGCGCGGTCATGTGCGCACCGGCGTTGATGGTCTGGTCCCACCACGGGAATTCGGTGTCGATGCCCATGTCGGTGGCGTTGTGGATCGCGACCAGGCCCTTGCCGGAGGCGACGTACGCCTGGATCGCCTGCCGCTGTGCGTCGTTGTCGAAGATCATGCCCGAGGTCTGGAACATGACGACGACGTCGAAGGTGGCGAGATTGGCGGTGGTGAAGGCCGTCGAGTTCTCGGAGAAGACCACCTCGAAGTTGTTCGCGGTGGCGAGTTGGCTGAACATGGACACACCGGCGGCGATGGAGTCGTGCCGGTAGCCTGCGGTTTCACTGAACACCAGGGCCCGGAACACGGGTGCTGCGGCGGCCGGCGTTGCCGGTGCCCACATCGTGAATCCCGTGACGAGGGCGACCAGGGCGCAGAGGATCGATCTGCGGCGGCGCATGAGCGGATCTCCTTTGGGGAGTGATGCAGGTAGGGGCGTGAGCTGCGTCCGCCGCGACGACAGCACTGATGGTCGCTCCCGGGTGACTCCGATGCGGACGGACTGGACGGTCCACCCATACATCGACACCTGTAGGTCACTCGATATGCGTGTGGCCCAGCCTGACCCAGCGGATCGGGTCCGTCAATGGGTCAACGATGACAACTTTGCTCGATTCCAACAAAACTTTGTTCACAGTTGACTGGACCTCCGAGCGAACTTATCCACATTCGACCAGCTCAAATGCCCATTGCCGAACCGTTACCGTTTCCGGCTGGTTGCAGACTTGTCTATTAACAGATCTGGGCTTAACGTCCAACGCCAAGCGCTTCTGAGGATTTTGACAAAAGTCTTCGAAGCAGCAGCGAAAGTTGGAGGTGCGGTGCGAGAAGATCACGAAGAGCCGGTTCTCCGGATCCGCGGCGCGGGAAAGTCCTTCTTCGGCGTACGCGTCCTCGATGGCATCGATCTTGACCTGCACCCCGGTGAGGTGCACGCGGTCGTCGGCGAGAACGGGGCCGGGAAGTCGACCCTGATGAAGATCGTGTCCGGCGTCTACGAGCCGGACGCCGGAACGATGGAGTTCGCGGGCTCCCCTGTCGCGTTCCGCACCCCCCGCCAGGCGCAGGCCGCCGGGATCGGCATCATCCACCAGGAGTTCAACCTCCTGCCGGACCGCACCGTCGCCGAGAACGTCTTCCTCGGCCGCGAGCCGTCCCGCTTCGGCCTCGTCGACCGGCGCGCCATGAACGCCGCCACCGCCGAACTGCTCGCGGGCATCGGCTACGAGCGCAGCGCCGGAATCGAGCCCACGACCGCGGTCGGGCGGCTCGGGGTCGCCCAGCAGCAGGTGGTCGAGATCGTCAAGGCGCTCTCCCTCGACGCCCGCGTGCTGATCATGGACGAGCCGACCGCATCGCTCGCCGACCACGAGGTCGAGCTGCTCTACGCCCTGGTCCGGCGCCTGCAGGAGCGCGGCATCGGCATCCTCTACGTCTCGCACCGCCTCACCGAGGTCTTCGACCTGTCCGCCCGGATCACCGTGCTCAAGGACGGCCGCCGGGTCACCACCGTGGCGACAGGCGACGCGACACCCGAGATCCTGGTGCGGCACATGGTCGGCCGCGACCTCGCCGCCTACTACCCCGCCCGCGCCGAGCCCGGTGACACCGGCGCGGTCCGGCTGTCCCTGCGCGCGGCGGCCAACGCCAAGCTGCGCGGGATCGACCTGGACCTGCATGCCGGTGAGGTGCTCGGCGTCGGCGGCCTGCAGGGCGCGGGGCGCTCCGCCCTGGCCCGGGCGATCTTCGGCGTGGACCCCTTCACCAGCGGCGAGACCGTCCTGGACGGCAAGCCGATCAGGATCCGGTCGCCGCGCCAGGCAGCCCGGGCCGGGATCGCCTACGTCACCGAGGACCGCAAGGCCGAAGGGCTCGCGCCCAGCCAGTCGGTGCTCGACAACGCGCTGCTCGCCGGGCGCGCCATCGCACCCCGGTGGTGGGGGCGCGCGGCGCGGACCGCGAGCGTCCGGGACCTGCTCGCGAGCGTCGAGGTGCACTCCGCCGGGGACCACCAGGAGATCCGATACCTCTCCGGTGGCAACCAGCAGAAAGTGATCCTCGCCCGCTGGCTCGCCCTCGCACCCGGGGTGCTGCTCTTCGACGAGCCGACCCGCGGCATCGACGTCGGCGCGAAAGCCGCCATCCACGACCTCATCCGACGGCTCGCCAAGGAGGGTGCCGCTGTGCTCATGATCTCCTCTGAGCTGCCCGAACTGCTCGGCATGAGCGACCGCATCGTCGTCATGCGCGACGGCGCGATCGCCGGGCTGCTCGCGGGCGGCGCCGGCGAGGAGTCCGTCGTCGGCCTCGCCACCGGCGCGATCCCGGCGGTGGCAGCGTGAACCGGCTGCGCCTGCCCGCGATCGACGCGACCCGCGGCGTCTGGGTGGCCCTCGCGGTGACCCTCACCGTCGGCGGCATCCTCGTCGCGGCCGACGGCGGCTCGCTGTTCACCGAGTCCAGCACGATCAGCCTGCTCCAGCGCGCGGCGGGCCTCGGCATCGTCGCGATCGGGCAGACCTTCGCCATCCTCGCCGGGTCCCTCGACCTCTCCGTCGCCTACGTGATCAGCCTGACCTCGCTGATCGCGGCCGAGACGATGGCCGGATCCGATGGCAACGTGCTGCCCGCGATCGCCCTGGTGCTCGCCGTCTCCGCCGTGATCGGCCTCGTCAACGGGCTGCTCATCACCAAGCTGCGGATCAACGCGTTCATCGCGACGCTCGGGGTGGGGCTGCTGATCAAGGGCTATCTGGAGCAGGGCTACGCCGGGCCCACCGGCAGCGTGCCCGCCTCCTTCCAGCACCTCGGCTACGACCGGATCGGGCCGATCCCGCTGTCGTTCGTGCTGATGGCGGCACTCGCGGCCATCGCGTGGGTGCTGCTGCGGCGCACCCGCTACGGCCACCACCTGATCGCCGTCGGCGGCGACATCGACGTGGCGCGCCTGTCGGGCGTGCGAACGGACCGGGTGCTGCTGCGTACCCACGTGATCTGCTCGATCTGCGCCGGGATCGCCGGGCTCTACCTCGCCAGCAGGCTCGGCGCGGGAGCGCCCCGGGTCGGCAGCGAGGGCGGCTACGACCTGGAGTCGATCGCCGCGGTCGTGCTCGGCGGCACCGTGCTCGCCGGCGGCAAGGGCGGGGTCGCAGGCACCGTCGGCGGGGTCGCGCTGCTCGCGGTCATCGACACCATCTTCAACCAGCTCGCCGTCGACCCCTTCTTCAAGCAGGTGGTACGCGGTGTCGTCATCGTCGCCGCCGTCGCCGTCTACGCCCTGCGGATGCGCAGCGGGACGGCCTCCCGGAAGGTCGTGGCCGCATGAGTGCCGAAGCCGCCGTCACACCCGCCACCGGCAGCCGGTTCCGCTTCGGCGGGATCTGGCCGATCGTGACGATCCTCGCCGCGCTGCTCGTCGTCATCGCGTTCCGCCAGCCGGACTTCTACGACCCGCCGGTGCTGCTCGCCTTCATGAAGCGCGCCGCGCCCCTGGTCATCCTCGCCGCCGGGCAGTATTTCGTCATCGCGGCCGGGGACTTCGACCTCTCCGTCGGCTCCCTCGTCACCGCCGAGGTCGTCATCGCCGCCCGCCTCATCGACGGCGACCCGTCACTGACCTGGCCGGTCATCGGCGTCATGGTCGGTTTCGGGCTGCTCGTCGGCCTCGTCAACGGCGTCGTCACCACGCTGCTGCACGTACCGAGCTTCATCACCACGCTCGGCATGTACCTGATCCTCGTCGGCGCCGTCTACACCTGGACCGGCGGCTCGCCGCGCGGTGCGCTGTCGGAGGAGTTCCGGCTGATCGGGCGCAAGGGGATCGAGGGGATCCCGGTGCTGGGGCAGCTGCCCTACGCCGTGCTGGTGCTCATCGGGGTCGCGGTGCTGGTGATCGTGACGATGCGGTCGGACTTCGGCCGGATCTTGCTCGCCGTCGGCGACAACCCGCGCGCAGCGGCGCTGTCCGGGGTGCGCACGGCCCGCGTACGCACCATCGCGTTCCTCTTCAGCGGCGCGCTCGCCGCCGTCGCGGCGATCCTGCTCGGCGGTTTCGGTGGGGTCTCCTTCCAGGTCGGCGCGGGCCTGGAGTTCACCGCGATCACCGCCGTCGTGCTCGGCGGCGTCGTGCTGGGCGGCGGCCGGGGTTCGGTCACCGGCGCCATGCTCGGCGCGCTCACCCTCGAGACCCTCTTCACCCTGCTCAACCTGCTGGGGGTCTCGGGAGCGCTGAAATCCGCGGTACAGGGCCTGATCATCATCGCCGCCGTAGCGATTGGCACCCTGCGCCGCCGTTAGAAAACGCCCGTCAGTTGGCCGCTGGCGGCGTTGCTCGGCACCTTGTGTGCCAAACCGCACACGGCGGCGCCGTGCGCCTTGCCAGCGGCCAACTGACGGGCGTTTAAACAGTTTCACTAGGAGGATCAAGGATGAAAAGATCGATCGGTGCCACCGTCCTGGTGGCCGCCGTCCTGGTCGCGGCCGCGGGCTGCACCAGCGATGTCCCCGAGGCGTCACCCAGCACGGCCGTGAGCAAGTCGGCGACCACCGGCGAGCAGTCGAAGTTCTTCGTGCAGGCCGACTACGACAAGGAGCTGGCGCTGCGCACCGCGACGGCGACCGGTGACGCGGCCAAGCCGTGGGAGCAGGCGCTCGAGCCGACCCTGGTCGACACCGCGAAGTACAAGAAGGCCGGCCCTTACCACCTGTGCTTCTCCAACGCCGGTGTCGGCAACCCGTGGCGCCAGGTCGGTTTCAAGAACATGCAGGCCGAAGTCGCGCTGCACAAGGACCTGATCACCAAGTTCACCGTCGCCGACGCCGAGAGCAAGGACGACAAGCAGATCTCGGACATCACCGACCTGCTCGGCAAGGGCTGCAGCGCCCTGATCGTCTCCCCCAACACCACCGCCACGCTCACCCCGGCCGTCGAGCAGGCCTGCGCGAAGATCCCGGTCATCGTCTTCGACCGCGGCGTCAACACCAAGTGCCCGGTCACGTTCATCAACCCCATCGGCGGGTACGCCTTCGGCGCCACCGGCGCGGAGTTCCTCACCGAGAAGGTGAAGTCCGGCGGCAAGGTGCTCGCCCTGCGCATCCTGCCCGGCGTCGACGTGCTGGAGACGCGCTGGTCGGCGGCGAAGGTCGCGTTCGACAAGTCCAAGCTGGACGTCGTCGGCGTCGAGTTCACCGACGGCGACCCGGCGAAGACGAAGACGATCGTCACCAACTACATCCAGCGCTTCGGCAACATCGACGGCATCTGGATGGACGCCGGTGCCACC from Allocatelliglobosispora scoriae encodes:
- a CDS encoding ThuA domain-containing protein translates to MRRRRSILCALVALVTGFTMWAPATPAAAAPVFRALVFSETAGYRHDSIAAGVSMFSQLATANNFEVVFSENSTAFTTANLATFDVVVMFQTSGMIFDNDAQRQAIQAYVASGKGLVAIHNATDMGIDTEFPWWDQTINAGAHMTAHSPGSLQGFARVADKVHPSTVGLPDNWQRTEEWYNFDRNARGDVHVLLTADERTYNPGGSAMGADHPISWCRDGAGAKVWATAMGHDIASYSETNFRNHILGGVKWAAGNLPGDCGGTVWGNFEKVSLDQNTVDPMALGIAPDGRVFYVQRGGKIAVFKPGTQQTVTSGQLDVYTGGEDGLVGMALDPNFATNNWIYLYYSPRTSSTDINRLSRFTINGDTLDLASEKVLLDVPAYRDRTFAEPGHTGGYVAFGPNGNLYLSTGDDSPPNLDPAWQGYAPLDWRPGKSFLDAARSAGNTNDLRGKILRIHPETNGTYTIPSGNLFAPGTAKTRAEIYLMGFRNPFRFEVDQQTGWVNLADYGPDRGLPTTNRGPEGLVELNVAKQAGNFGWPFCHGNNQAYAPYNPDTGVVGAKFDCNNPVNDSPNNTGLRVLPPLVQPQIWYGYGASPEFPEVGSGGSAPMGGPVYRYNAASTSTVKFPAYYNGVHFFYEWSRNFVKEVHFDANAGLVKINPFLPAGNFIKPMAMRFGPDGALYVLEWGSDFGGGNNDSGLYRIDYVRGGRAPIAKASGTPTNGIAPLNVAFSSAGSGDPDPGNTITYAWDFDSNGTVDSTAANPTRTYSTNGNFTAKLTVTDNTGRSSFANVPITVGNTAPVVTVTGPPNGGMLDFGQQVAYSVNVTDAQDGTVNCANVIVNPALGHDDHEHGTTDLPGCSGTIATDQLGGHPDGANLFYVINARYQDNGGAGGAARLTGYGKSILQPKHKQAEFYTGQSGTRIIAQAGAESGNRIGDISNNDWVMFDPMSLSGITTVSYRVSSPNTGGSIELRADTPTGTLLATATVPNTGGWDNYQSTATVNVGALSGTHKLYMVFKSATDNSFDLDSFTFGGAGVGTGSGIAGRTYTMAAVHSNKLADVSGVSTADNATVVQWPATGGNNQKWQAVDAGGGAVYLKAVHSGKCLQATGGSTADAAAMVQLTCNNSNAQKWQGIATGTIGVYQLKSVNSGKCLDVNGASTADNAALIQWPCHTATNQQWRLTQA
- a CDS encoding sugar ABC transporter ATP-binding protein, with amino-acid sequence MREDHEEPVLRIRGAGKSFFGVRVLDGIDLDLHPGEVHAVVGENGAGKSTLMKIVSGVYEPDAGTMEFAGSPVAFRTPRQAQAAGIGIIHQEFNLLPDRTVAENVFLGREPSRFGLVDRRAMNAATAELLAGIGYERSAGIEPTTAVGRLGVAQQQVVEIVKALSLDARVLIMDEPTASLADHEVELLYALVRRLQERGIGILYVSHRLTEVFDLSARITVLKDGRRVTTVATGDATPEILVRHMVGRDLAAYYPARAEPGDTGAVRLSLRAAANAKLRGIDLDLHAGEVLGVGGLQGAGRSALARAIFGVDPFTSGETVLDGKPIRIRSPRQAARAGIAYVTEDRKAEGLAPSQSVLDNALLAGRAIAPRWWGRAARTASVRDLLASVEVHSAGDHQEIRYLSGGNQQKVILARWLALAPGVLLFDEPTRGIDVGAKAAIHDLIRRLAKEGAAVLMISSELPELLGMSDRIVVMRDGAIAGLLAGGAGEESVVGLATGAIPAVAA
- a CDS encoding ABC transporter permease, producing MNRLRLPAIDATRGVWVALAVTLTVGGILVAADGGSLFTESSTISLLQRAAGLGIVAIGQTFAILAGSLDLSVAYVISLTSLIAAETMAGSDGNVLPAIALVLAVSAVIGLVNGLLITKLRINAFIATLGVGLLIKGYLEQGYAGPTGSVPASFQHLGYDRIGPIPLSFVLMAALAAIAWVLLRRTRYGHHLIAVGGDIDVARLSGVRTDRVLLRTHVICSICAGIAGLYLASRLGAGAPRVGSEGGYDLESIAAVVLGGTVLAGGKGGVAGTVGGVALLAVIDTIFNQLAVDPFFKQVVRGVVIVAAVAVYALRMRSGTASRKVVAA
- a CDS encoding ABC transporter permease, coding for MSAEAAVTPATGSRFRFGGIWPIVTILAALLVVIAFRQPDFYDPPVLLAFMKRAAPLVILAAGQYFVIAAGDFDLSVGSLVTAEVVIAARLIDGDPSLTWPVIGVMVGFGLLVGLVNGVVTTLLHVPSFITTLGMYLILVGAVYTWTGGSPRGALSEEFRLIGRKGIEGIPVLGQLPYAVLVLIGVAVLVIVTMRSDFGRILLAVGDNPRAAALSGVRTARVRTIAFLFSGALAAVAAILLGGFGGVSFQVGAGLEFTAITAVVLGGVVLGGGRGSVTGAMLGALTLETLFTLLNLLGVSGALKSAVQGLIIIAAVAIGTLRRR
- a CDS encoding substrate-binding domain-containing protein, whose protein sequence is MKRSIGATVLVAAVLVAAAGCTSDVPEASPSTAVSKSATTGEQSKFFVQADYDKELALRTATATGDAAKPWEQALEPTLVDTAKYKKAGPYHLCFSNAGVGNPWRQVGFKNMQAEVALHKDLITKFTVADAESKDDKQISDITDLLGKGCSALIVSPNTTATLTPAVEQACAKIPVIVFDRGVNTKCPVTFINPIGGYAFGATGAEFLTEKVKSGGKVLALRILPGVDVLETRWSAAKVAFDKSKLDVVGVEFTDGDPAKTKTIVTNYIQRFGNIDGIWMDAGATAVAAAEAFEDAGKPIPPLVGEDQQDFLKLWQDKKLTAIAPTYPTFQWRTPVIAALKILAGEQVASPWKLPQPTINEGNLSQYVQPNMPPLHYAMCGCTSLPGYPQNWGGK